In one Fusobacterium sp. IOR10 genomic region, the following are encoded:
- a CDS encoding Crp/Fnr family transcriptional regulator produces MEEVLIVLEKTELFKNLTIDEIKKSLKDLNAKKKSFKKNNLIYELGKPIDKIGLVISGNAHVIKEDFWGNRTILTQLKKGNIFGEVMSFQKNKNPNINVEVSKKSEILFLDFKKIFDSDEVLESYNKKLVLNMFSIVTKKSVLLTEKIEHITKKSIREKVFSYLSAYSFKCENDSFKIPFNRQELADYLSVERTALSRELSKMQEENLISFKNNEFKLIKKY; encoded by the coding sequence ATGGAAGAAGTTTTAATTGTTTTAGAAAAAACTGAATTATTTAAAAATTTAACAATTGATGAAATAAAAAAATCTTTAAAAGATTTAAATGCAAAAAAGAAAAGTTTCAAAAAGAATAATCTTATTTATGAACTTGGAAAGCCAATTGATAAAATAGGTTTAGTCATTTCTGGAAATGCACATGTTATAAAAGAAGATTTTTGGGGAAACAGAACTATATTAACTCAACTAAAAAAAGGAAATATCTTTGGAGAAGTTATGAGTTTTCAAAAAAATAAAAATCCAAACATTAATGTTGAAGTTTCTAAAAAAAGTGAAATTTTATTTTTAGACTTTAAAAAAATATTTGATTCTGATGAAGTTTTAGAATCTTATAATAAAAAGCTTGTTTTGAATATGTTCTCTATTGTTACTAAAAAAAGTGTACTTTTGACTGAAAAAATTGAACATATAACTAAAAAATCTATTCGAGAAAAAGTATTCTCTTATCTTTCAGCCTACTCTTTTAAATGTGAAAATGATTCTTTTAAAATTCCTTTCAATAGACAAGAATTAGCTGACTATTTATCTGTAGAAAGAACTGCTCTTTCTAGAGAGCTTAGTAAAATGCAGGAAGAAAATTTAATTTCTTTCAAAAACAATGAGTTTAAATTAATAAAAAAATACTAA
- a CDS encoding NCS2 family permease yields the protein MKDLLEKHFKILERGSTIKTEIGAGLTTFMTMAYILIVHPMIMKIAGMPMGSVFTVTALMGCVITLLMGIYANLPFALAPAMGTNAFFSITLVATGAVTWQQGLAMNFISGVVFLVLSMFGFRELIVKFLPKSLKLGIGAVVGIFLIELGFKSGGIFKITDNGLALGDLTSNIAIVAIIGIVVTSILVANKVKFDMLLGIFITTIIGIPFGVTHLPDSFISLPASIRPIAFHLDFTDMLSIKVLPILFVFFVGDFFSTLGTLLGVSEKAGLLDENGDLPDIQKPFLVDALGTVTGALLGTTTITTFIESASGVGAGGKTGLTAITTGILFFFALFFSPIALLIPAAATAPVLIIMGIIMLECMRNIDYDDFTEFFPVFFMIVFTAFTNSISNGVGSGIISYVLIKVGTRRHKEVGIGLYILALIMVFYFIN from the coding sequence GTGAAAGATCTTTTGGAAAAACATTTTAAGATTTTAGAAAGAGGAAGTACAATAAAAACTGAAATTGGAGCAGGATTAACAACTTTTATGACAATGGCGTATATATTAATAGTTCATCCTATGATTATGAAAATTGCAGGAATGCCTATGGGATCAGTTTTTACAGTAACTGCTTTAATGGGATGTGTGATTACTTTATTAATGGGAATTTATGCTAATTTACCTTTTGCACTAGCTCCAGCTATGGGGACAAATGCATTCTTTTCAATAACACTTGTAGCAACAGGAGCAGTTACTTGGCAACAAGGTTTAGCAATGAACTTCATATCTGGAGTAGTATTTTTAGTGTTATCAATGTTTGGATTTAGAGAGTTAATTGTAAAATTTCTTCCTAAAAGTTTAAAGTTAGGAATAGGAGCAGTTGTAGGAATTTTTTTAATAGAATTAGGTTTCAAATCAGGTGGGATATTTAAAATAACAGATAATGGTTTGGCTCTTGGAGACTTAACTAGTAATATAGCAATAGTAGCTATAATAGGAATAGTTGTAACATCTATTTTGGTTGCTAATAAAGTTAAATTTGATATGCTGTTAGGTATTTTTATAACTACAATTATAGGAATTCCTTTTGGAGTAACTCATCTTCCAGATAGTTTTATATCTTTACCTGCTTCAATAAGGCCAATTGCTTTTCATTTGGATTTTACAGATATGTTAAGCATAAAAGTTTTGCCAATTTTATTTGTGTTTTTTGTTGGGGATTTTTTCTCAACATTGGGAACTCTTTTAGGGGTTTCAGAAAAAGCTGGTTTACTAGATGAAAATGGAGATTTACCAGATATTCAAAAACCTTTTCTAGTAGATGCTTTAGGAACAGTAACAGGAGCATTATTAGGAACAACAACAATAACAACATTTATTGAGTCAGCATCAGGTGTTGGTGCAGGGGGAAAAACTGGTTTAACTGCTATAACAACAGGGATATTATTTTTCTTTGCTCTTTTTTTTAGTCCAATTGCATTACTAATACCTGCAGCAGCAACAGCTCCAGTATTGATAATTATGGGGATTATTATGTTAGAATGTATGAGAAATATAGATTATGATGATTTCACAGAATTCTTTCCTGTATTTTTTATGATTGTATTTACAGCTTTTACAAATAGCATTTCAAATGGAGTTGGGTCTGGTATAATTTCTTATGTTTTAATTAAAGTAGGAACAAGGAGACACAAGGAAGTTGGAATAGGATTATATATTTTAGCTTTGATTATGGTCTTCTATTTTATAAATTAA
- the hcp gene encoding hydroxylamine reductase produces the protein MEDKMFCYQCQETSKNQGCTMAGVCGKNSEVAWLQDLLVYVTKGLSEVATKLRNEGKEISKEVNHRVSLNMFTTITNANFDDESIKDTIETTIELKNNLLEKLENKENLSKAVLFNIKREEYDIRNKEIGVLATDNEDVRSLRELITYGIKGLAAYLKHANVLENDNEEVDAFMQRALASTLDDSLTVEELIALTLETGKFGVDGMALLDQANTTAYGNPEITEVNIGVRTNPGILVSGHDLRDLEMLLEQTKGTGIDVYTHGEMLPAHYYPKFKKYDNFAGNYGNAWWKQKEEFESFNGPILMTTNCIVAPRASYKEKLFTTGATGFPGCKHISGEIGEVKDFSEIIELAKHCEAPKEIETGKIIGGFAHNQVLALGDKIVEAVNSGAIKKFVVMAGCDGRAKSRNYYTDFAKALPNDAVILTAGCAKYKYNKLALGDIGGIPRVLDAGQCNDSYSLAVIALKLKEIFGLDDINELPIVYNIAWYEQKAVIVLLALLHLGIKNIHLGPTLPAFLSPNVAKVLVDNFGIAGIGTVEEDIKLFF, from the coding sequence ATGGAAGATAAAATGTTTTGTTATCAATGTCAAGAAACATCAAAAAATCAAGGGTGTACAATGGCAGGAGTTTGTGGGAAAAATTCAGAAGTAGCATGGCTTCAAGATTTATTAGTTTATGTAACAAAAGGATTATCAGAAGTAGCTACAAAATTAAGAAATGAAGGAAAAGAAATTTCTAAAGAAGTAAACCATAGAGTTTCATTAAATATGTTTACTACAATAACAAATGCAAATTTTGATGATGAATCAATAAAAGATACAATAGAAACAACTATAGAATTAAAAAATAATTTATTAGAAAAATTAGAAAATAAAGAAAATTTATCAAAGGCAGTTTTATTTAATATAAAAAGAGAAGAATACGATATTAGAAATAAAGAAATAGGAGTTTTAGCCACTGATAATGAAGATGTTAGAAGTCTTAGAGAATTAATAACTTATGGAATTAAAGGATTAGCAGCTTATTTAAAACATGCCAATGTTTTAGAAAATGACAATGAAGAAGTAGATGCATTTATGCAAAGAGCTCTAGCTAGCACATTAGATGATAGTTTAACAGTGGAAGAATTAATAGCATTAACTTTAGAAACTGGAAAATTTGGAGTAGATGGAATGGCATTATTGGATCAAGCTAATACAACTGCTTATGGTAACCCAGAAATAACAGAAGTAAATATAGGAGTTAGAACTAACCCTGGAATACTTGTATCTGGTCATGATTTAAGAGATTTAGAAATGTTATTAGAACAAACTAAAGGAACAGGAATAGATGTTTATACTCATGGGGAAATGTTACCAGCTCATTATTATCCTAAATTCAAAAAATATGATAATTTTGCAGGAAACTATGGAAATGCTTGGTGGAAACAAAAAGAAGAATTTGAATCTTTTAATGGTCCAATTTTAATGACAACAAATTGTATAGTTGCTCCAAGAGCTTCATATAAAGAAAAATTATTTACAACAGGTGCAACAGGATTCCCAGGATGTAAACACATTTCAGGAGAAATTGGAGAAGTTAAAGATTTTTCTGAAATAATAGAATTAGCAAAACATTGTGAAGCACCAAAAGAGATAGAAACAGGAAAAATAATAGGTGGATTTGCTCATAATCAAGTATTAGCTTTAGGAGATAAAATAGTAGAAGCAGTTAATTCTGGAGCAATAAAGAAATTTGTAGTAATGGCAGGTTGTGACGGTAGAGCTAAGTCTAGAAACTATTATACAGATTTTGCAAAAGCATTACCAAATGATGCAGTAATATTAACAGCAGGTTGTGCTAAATATAAATATAATAAACTAGCTTTAGGAGACATTGGTGGTATCCCAAGAGTTTTAGATGCTGGACAATGTAACGATTCTTACTCACTTGCAGTAATAGCTTTAAAATTAAAAGAAATTTTTGGATTAGATGATATAAACGAACTTCCAATAGTATATAATATAGCTTGGTATGAACAAAAAGCTGTAATAGTTTTACTAGCATTATTACACTTAGGAATTAAAAATATTCATTTAGGTCCTACATTACCAGCATTCTTGTCTCCAAATGTAGCTAAAGTATTAGTAGATAATTTTGGAATAGCTGGAATCGGAACTGTAGAAGAAGATATTAAATTATTCTTCTAA
- a CDS encoding cation-translocating P-type ATPase — protein sequence MIKYFLKSKENLLKEFSTTLEGLTENQVKQNKETYGVNELEKTEQKNSLTIFLSQFKDFLVIVLIIAGFISMFTGNIESSIVIFFVITMNAILGTVQHLKAEASLESLKNLSSPKAKVIRNNEIFEIPSKEIVVGDIVILEAGDIAPADGRVLKCSSLMVNESSLTGESESVEKTDAILTEENLSIGDQKNMIFSGSLITYGKGTILITDIGMTTEIGKIAKLIKQTKEKITPLQVSLDKFGKNLSIAIMILCAFVFTINIYHGTSTIDSLLFAVALAVAAIPEALSSIVTIVLAIGTQKMSKENAIIKKLKAVEGLGSVSIICSDKTGTLTQNKMTAKNIFSDHILKSVENIDIHNPIESKLLKFSCLCSDAISSNGKEIGDPTETALTTLANKFNLKEIELRKKYKRLSEIPFDSDRKLMSTLYNINNESTMITKGALDVILKRTKYILTSEGIKDISSEDINIIEKTNFDLSNNGLRVLAFGYKIFNSKNFIGLKDETDFIFLGLISMIDPPRKESKQAVKDCLKAGIKPIMITGDHKITASAIAREIGILKPGDKALTGTELSQLSDEEFIQEIEHITVYARVSPSDKIRIISMWQKKGNICAMTGDGVNDAPALKKADIGIAMGITGTEVSKDAASMILADDNFATIIKAIATGRNIYSNIKNSIRFLLSGNMAGILAVLYSSIVNLPMPFAPVHLLFINLLTDSLPAIAIGMEPSKNNVLKEKPRDIKEPILNKDLSFKILLEGGLIGIFTMISFHIGLHTSPSVGMTMAFATLCLARLFHGFNCRGKNSLLKLGIRSNMFSVYAFLIGTFLLNLLLLNDSVGSFFEVSSLTLSQLLYIYLFAFIPTVIVQISRYIKYDRKIKI from the coding sequence ATGATAAAATATTTTTTAAAATCAAAAGAAAATTTATTAAAAGAATTTTCTACTACATTGGAAGGATTAACAGAAAATCAAGTTAAACAAAACAAAGAAACTTATGGTGTTAATGAGTTAGAAAAAACTGAACAGAAAAATTCTTTAACTATATTTCTTTCTCAATTTAAAGATTTTCTTGTTATTGTGCTAATTATAGCTGGATTTATTTCCATGTTTACAGGGAATATTGAAAGTTCAATTGTTATTTTTTTTGTTATCACTATGAACGCTATTTTGGGAACTGTTCAACATTTAAAAGCTGAAGCCTCTTTAGAAAGTCTTAAGAATCTCTCTTCACCTAAGGCTAAAGTAATTCGAAATAATGAAATTTTTGAAATCCCATCAAAGGAAATTGTTGTTGGAGATATTGTTATTTTAGAAGCAGGTGATATAGCTCCTGCTGATGGAAGGGTTCTTAAATGCTCTTCTCTAATGGTTAATGAAAGTTCTCTAACAGGTGAATCTGAAAGTGTTGAAAAAACTGATGCTATTTTAACTGAAGAAAATCTATCCATTGGAGATCAAAAAAATATGATTTTTTCTGGAAGTCTTATAACTTATGGAAAAGGAACTATTTTAATTACAGATATTGGTATGACAACAGAAATTGGAAAAATAGCTAAATTAATAAAACAAACTAAAGAGAAAATAACTCCTCTTCAAGTATCCTTAGATAAATTTGGAAAAAATTTATCTATAGCTATCATGATCCTTTGTGCCTTTGTTTTTACTATTAATATCTATCACGGTACTAGTACAATTGATTCTCTGTTATTTGCTGTTGCATTAGCTGTTGCTGCTATTCCAGAAGCTTTAAGTTCTATTGTTACTATTGTTCTCGCTATAGGTACTCAAAAAATGTCAAAAGAAAATGCTATTATAAAAAAATTAAAAGCTGTGGAAGGACTAGGTTCTGTATCTATAATTTGTTCAGATAAAACTGGAACTTTAACTCAAAACAAGATGACAGCTAAAAATATTTTTTCTGATCACATCTTAAAAAGCGTTGAAAATATTGATATTCATAACCCTATAGAATCTAAATTACTTAAATTTAGTTGCCTTTGCAGTGATGCTATTAGCAGTAATGGAAAGGAGATTGGAGACCCTACTGAAACAGCTTTAACAACACTTGCAAATAAATTTAATTTAAAAGAAATTGAACTTAGGAAAAAGTACAAAAGATTATCAGAAATTCCCTTTGATTCTGATAGAAAATTAATGAGCACATTATATAACATTAATAATGAAAGCACTATGATTACCAAGGGAGCTTTAGATGTTATTTTAAAAAGAACTAAGTACATACTAACATCTGAGGGAATAAAAGACATTTCTTCAGAAGATATTAATATAATTGAAAAAACAAATTTTGATCTATCTAATAATGGCCTAAGAGTTTTAGCTTTTGGATATAAAATTTTTAATTCAAAGAATTTTATTGGTCTAAAAGATGAAACAGATTTTATTTTCTTAGGACTTATCTCAATGATCGATCCTCCAAGAAAGGAATCGAAACAGGCAGTTAAAGATTGTCTTAAAGCTGGAATAAAACCTATTATGATAACTGGTGATCATAAAATTACTGCATCTGCCATTGCTAGAGAAATTGGAATTTTGAAACCAGGTGACAAGGCGTTAACAGGAACGGAACTCTCTCAGTTATCTGATGAAGAATTTATTCAAGAAATTGAGCACATAACTGTATATGCTAGGGTATCCCCATCAGATAAAATTAGAATTATCTCCATGTGGCAAAAAAAAGGTAATATCTGTGCTATGACTGGAGATGGAGTAAATGATGCTCCTGCTTTAAAAAAAGCTGATATTGGTATTGCCATGGGAATAACTGGAACTGAAGTTTCCAAAGACGCTGCTTCTATGATACTTGCTGATGATAATTTTGCCACAATAATTAAAGCTATTGCTACAGGAAGAAATATTTATTCTAATATAAAAAATTCTATTAGATTTTTATTATCTGGAAATATGGCTGGAATTTTAGCAGTGCTTTATTCTTCAATTGTTAATTTACCAATGCCTTTTGCTCCAGTACATCTTTTGTTTATCAATCTTTTAACTGATAGTTTACCTGCCATTGCTATTGGTATGGAACCTAGTAAAAATAATGTTTTAAAAGAAAAACCAAGAGACATTAAAGAGCCAATTTTAAATAAAGATCTATCATTTAAAATCCTTTTAGAGGGAGGATTAATTGGAATATTCACAATGATTAGTTTTCATATTGGACTACACACCTCTCCTTCTGTTGGTATGACAATGGCCTTTGCCACTTTATGCTTAGCAAGATTATTTCATGGGTTTAACTGCCGTGGAAAAAATAGTTTACTTAAATTAGGAATTAGGTCTAATATGTTTTCTGTATATGCATTTTTAATTGGAACTTTTCTTTTAAATCTTTTACTTTTAAATGATTCTGTTGGAAGTTTCTTTGAAGTGTCTTCTCTTACTTTGAGTCAATTATTATATATATATTTATTTGCTTTTATTCCAACAGTAATAGTTCAAATTTCTAGATATATAAAATATGATAGAAAAATTAAAATATAA
- a CDS encoding ATP-binding protein produces MIRTIIKIDEEKCNGCELCVKACHEGAIQMVNGKAKLMRDDYCDGLGDCLPGCPTNAISFEEREAEAYDEKAVLENQKKNANEKPFVCPGTLAKSLEKEKEESITVDSPKPKSQLRQWPVQIKLVPVNAPYFQNANLLIAADCTAYAYANFHNEFMKNKITIIGCPKLDMIDYSEKLTAIIKNNDIKSVTVVRMEVPCCGGIENASKIALKESGKFIPWQIVTISNDGKILKD; encoded by the coding sequence ATGATTAGAACAATAATAAAAATAGATGAAGAAAAATGTAATGGTTGCGAATTATGTGTAAAAGCATGTCATGAAGGGGCTATTCAAATGGTTAATGGTAAGGCTAAATTAATGCGTGATGATTATTGCGACGGCTTGGGAGATTGTCTTCCTGGATGCCCTACAAATGCTATTTCATTTGAAGAAAGAGAAGCAGAAGCTTATGATGAAAAAGCTGTTTTAGAAAATCAAAAGAAAAATGCAAATGAAAAACCCTTTGTATGTCCTGGTACTTTAGCAAAATCTTTGGAAAAAGAAAAAGAGGAATCTATAACTGTTGATTCTCCTAAACCTAAAAGTCAATTAAGACAATGGCCAGTTCAAATTAAATTAGTTCCTGTTAACGCTCCATATTTTCAAAATGCTAATTTATTAATTGCTGCTGATTGTACTGCTTATGCCTATGCTAATTTTCATAATGAATTTATGAAAAATAAAATTACTATAATAGGGTGCCCAAAATTAGACATGATTGATTATAGTGAAAAATTAACAGCTATTATTAAAAATAATGATATTAAATCTGTTACAGTTGTAAGAATGGAAGTTCCTTGTTGTGGAGGAATAGAAAATGCCAGCAAAATAGCTTTAAAAGAAAGTGGGAAATTTATTCCTTGGCAAATTGTAACAATTTCAAATGATGGGAAAATACTTAAGGACTAA
- a CDS encoding Nif3-like dinuclear metal center hexameric protein, producing MKLSNIIKILENRFPLNNAEEWDNVGLIIGNRKQEIKKVQISLDITDKVIENAINSKVDLIISHHPFIFSPKNKINTDFSVGRKTLKLISNGISVYTLHTNLDSSMDGLNDLLVKKLKLVSTRIIDGKTDGDKTCGIGRDCKMNEPILLKDFITNVKSLLSLEKIIVSGKDIESKKISKVAVVNGSGSSYWRKSRSVGAEVLITGDLKYHDALDAKEDGMIIMDIGHYESERFFYEIILKLIENIEELETIVYNDEKVLEIF from the coding sequence ATGAAACTCTCAAATATAATTAAAATATTAGAAAATAGATTTCCTTTAAATAATGCAGAGGAATGGGATAATGTAGGATTAATAATAGGAAATAGAAAACAAGAGATTAAAAAAGTTCAAATTTCTTTAGATATAACTGATAAAGTAATTGAGAATGCTATAAATTCTAAAGTTGATTTAATAATTTCTCATCATCCATTTATATTTAGTCCTAAAAATAAAATAAATACAGATTTTTCAGTTGGAAGAAAAACATTAAAACTTATTTCAAATGGCATTTCTGTGTATACGCTACACACAAATCTAGACTCTTCTATGGATGGATTGAATGATTTACTGGTGAAAAAGTTAAAGCTTGTTAGCACAAGAATAATAGATGGCAAAACAGATGGAGACAAAACCTGTGGAATAGGAAGAGATTGTAAAATGAATGAGCCTATTTTATTGAAAGATTTTATAACCAATGTAAAATCATTATTATCCCTTGAGAAAATAATAGTTTCAGGAAAAGATATAGAAAGTAAGAAAATTTCTAAAGTAGCTGTTGTAAATGGCAGTGGAAGTAGCTACTGGAGAAAATCTAGATCAGTTGGAGCAGAAGTTTTAATTACAGGAGATTTAAAATATCACGATGCTCTTGATGCTAAAGAAGATGGAATGATAATAATGGATATAGGACATTATGAAAGTGAAAGATTTTTTTATGAAATTATATTAAAGCTTATTGAAAATATTGAAGAATTAGAAACAATAGTTTATAATGATGAGAAAGTTTTGGAAATTTTTTAA
- the trpS gene encoding tryptophan--tRNA ligase, with translation MQRSLSGIQPSGTLHLGNYFGAMRQFIENQNSGKYEGFYFIADYHALTSLTNPEVLRESTKNIILDYLAIGLDPEKSTLYLQSDVPEHVELSWLLSNITPVGLMERGHSYKDKVAKGLFPNTGLLTYPILMACDILIYDTDVVPVGKDQKQHLEMTRDLAMKFNQQYNVDFFKLPEPLILDDLAIVPGTDGQKMSKSYGNTINMFAPKKVLKKQVMSIVTDSTPLEEPKNPDNNVSQLYKLFVTEEKYQEMREKFKAGGYGYGHAKKELLEAILEYFKEARARREELEKNPSYVEEVLKKGALKARAIAIKKVTEAKKIVGLMGNVYNK, from the coding sequence ATGCAAAGAAGTTTATCAGGAATACAACCAAGTGGAACATTACATCTTGGAAATTATTTTGGAGCAATGAGGCAATTTATAGAAAATCAAAATTCAGGAAAATATGAAGGTTTTTATTTTATAGCTGATTACCACGCTCTTACTTCTCTTACCAATCCAGAAGTATTGAGAGAAAGTACTAAAAATATTATTTTAGATTACTTGGCAATCGGTCTTGATCCTGAAAAATCAACACTATACTTACAATCTGATGTCCCTGAACACGTTGAATTATCTTGGTTACTTTCAAATATTACTCCTGTAGGACTTATGGAAAGAGGTCATTCTTATAAAGATAAAGTGGCTAAAGGATTATTTCCAAATACTGGACTTCTTACTTATCCTATTCTTATGGCTTGTGATATTTTAATTTACGATACTGATGTTGTTCCTGTTGGAAAAGATCAAAAACAACATTTAGAAATGACTAGAGATTTAGCAATGAAATTTAATCAACAGTATAATGTGGATTTTTTCAAACTTCCTGAACCTTTAATTTTAGATGATCTTGCTATAGTTCCAGGAACAGATGGACAAAAAATGAGTAAATCCTACGGAAATACTATTAATATGTTTGCACCAAAAAAAGTACTTAAAAAACAAGTTATGTCCATAGTAACAGACTCTACTCCTTTAGAAGAACCTAAAAATCCTGATAATAACGTTTCTCAACTTTATAAATTATTTGTAACAGAAGAAAAATATCAAGAAATGAGGGAAAAATTTAAAGCTGGTGGTTATGGTTATGGTCATGCAAAAAAAGAATTATTAGAAGCTATCTTGGAATATTTTAAAGAAGCCCGTGCAAGAAGAGAAGAACTTGAAAAAAATCCTAGTTATGTGGAAGAAGTACTTAAAAAAGGTGCTCTAAAAGCTAGAGCAATAGCTATAAAAAAAGTAACTGAAGCTAAAAAAATAGTAGGACTTATGGGAAATGTATATAACAAATAA
- a CDS encoding alpha-glucosidase, which translates to MWWKELTGYQIYPRSFKDSNGDGIGDLKGIIEKLDYLKELGIDLIWVCPFYKSPNDDNGYDISNYQDISQEFGTMEDADKLLKEAHKRGMKLIIDLVINHTSDEHPWFIESRKSKNNTKRDWYIWKEGKNGKEPNNWESIFKGSAWEFDEKTKEYYLHLFSKKQPDLNWENKNMRKAIYKMINWWLDKGIDGFRVDAISHIKKEKGFPDMPNPKKEKYVEAYNMHMNRPGIQKYLKELKNETFDKYNIVTVGEANGVGTENALEWVGEKKGKFNMIFQFEHLSLWDYEKEIKFSAKNYKRILNKWQMALEEDGWNALFIENHDITRSVSRWGNDDKYWLESAKSLGVAYFLQKGTPFIYQGQEIGMTNIKFENIFQVNDIRSKNEAREKLLEGNSMKKVLDFLNNTSRDNSRTPMQWSSGKNAGFTTGIPWLKVNENYKFINVEDQIKDKNSIYNFYKNLIKIRKSSKVLIYGKFNLILKNIEDVFIYSRTFENEEYLVISNLSEKIKKIKIKGYENKEKELILKNYEKHSHNLRRMILKPYECLVYKIISF; encoded by the coding sequence ATGTGGTGGAAAGAATTAACAGGTTACCAAATTTATCCTAGAAGTTTTAAAGATTCAAATGGAGATGGGATTGGAGACTTAAAAGGAATTATAGAAAAATTAGATTATCTAAAAGAGCTGGGAATTGATTTGATTTGGGTATGTCCTTTTTACAAAAGCCCAAATGATGACAATGGCTATGATATAAGTAATTATCAAGATATTTCACAAGAGTTTGGTACAATGGAAGATGCAGATAAATTATTAAAAGAAGCGCACAAGAGGGGAATGAAATTAATAATAGATTTGGTAATAAATCATACAAGTGATGAACACCCTTGGTTTATAGAATCAAGAAAATCTAAAAACAATACTAAAAGAGATTGGTATATATGGAAAGAAGGAAAAAATGGAAAAGAACCAAATAATTGGGAAAGTATATTTAAAGGTTCAGCTTGGGAATTTGATGAAAAAACTAAAGAATATTATTTGCATTTATTTTCTAAAAAACAGCCAGATTTAAATTGGGAAAATAAAAATATGAGGAAAGCTATTTACAAAATGATTAATTGGTGGTTAGATAAAGGAATAGATGGATTTAGAGTTGATGCAATTAGCCATATAAAAAAAGAAAAAGGATTTCCAGATATGCCAAATCCCAAAAAAGAAAAATATGTAGAAGCTTATAACATGCATATGAATAGACCTGGAATTCAAAAATATCTAAAAGAATTAAAAAATGAAACTTTTGATAAATATAATATAGTAACAGTTGGAGAAGCTAATGGAGTGGGAACTGAAAATGCTTTAGAGTGGGTAGGTGAAAAAAAAGGTAAATTTAATATGATATTTCAGTTTGAACATTTAAGTCTTTGGGACTATGAGAAAGAAATTAAATTTTCAGCTAAAAATTATAAAAGAATATTAAATAAATGGCAAATGGCATTGGAGGAAGATGGATGGAATGCTTTGTTTATAGAGAATCATGATATTACTAGAAGTGTTTCTAGATGGGGTAATGATGATAAATATTGGTTGGAATCTGCTAAATCTTTAGGAGTAGCTTATTTTTTACAAAAGGGAACACCTTTTATTTATCAAGGGCAAGAAATAGGTATGACAAATATAAAATTTGAAAATATTTTTCAAGTAAATGATATTAGAAGCAAAAATGAAGCGAGAGAAAAACTTCTAGAGGGAAATTCAATGAAAAAAGTTTTAGACTTTTTAAACAATACTTCAAGGGATAATTCAAGAACTCCAATGCAATGGAGTAGTGGAAAAAATGCAGGATTCACAACTGGAATTCCTTGGCTTAAAGTGAATGAAAATTATAAATTTATAAATGTAGAAGACCAAATAAAAGATAAAAACTCCATCTATAATTTTTATAAAAATTTGATAAAAATTAGAAAGAGTTCCAAGGTATTAATTTATGGTAAATTTAATTTAATATTAAAAAACATAGAAGATGTATTTATTTATTCAAGGACTTTTGAAAATGAAGAATATTTAGTAATTTCTAATTTAAGTGAAAAAATAAAAAAAATAAAAATAAAAGGATATGAAAATAAAGAAAAGGAATTAATACTTAAAAATTATGAAAAGCACAGTCATAATTTAAGAAGGATGATTTTAAAACCTTATGAATGTTTAGTATATAAAATAATAAGTTTTTAA